In the Desulfovibrio desulfuricans genome, one interval contains:
- a CDS encoding ABC transporter substrate-binding protein — translation MKKLIVCALLAAVLAAVPAFAKKAYVNGIDPDYPPFAYMDEKTGKPAGFDVDSMNWIAKTMGFEVVHKPMAWDGIIPALLAKQIDMVDSGMSITPERAKVVQFSNPYWTVSRVFVVPADSKLTPADILSKKIQLGVQRGTSEANDIKKEQEEKKYPFELRFYESSPLAVEDLLNGRIQAALMDELPANNAIENGRAVKKAGTHGEPDNFGVAMRKDDKELQKLVNEGYKKLMADPYWKELQQKYLSK, via the coding sequence ATGAAGAAGCTTATCGTCTGCGCCCTGCTGGCCGCCGTGCTGGCCGCCGTGCCCGCATTTGCCAAAAAGGCCTATGTGAACGGCATTGACCCCGACTATCCGCCCTTTGCCTACATGGATGAAAAAACTGGCAAGCCCGCTGGTTTTGACGTGGATTCCATGAACTGGATAGCCAAGACCATGGGATTTGAAGTGGTTCACAAGCCCATGGCATGGGACGGCATCATCCCCGCCCTGCTCGCCAAGCAGATCGACATGGTTGACTCCGGCATGAGCATCACCCCTGAGCGCGCCAAGGTTGTGCAGTTCTCCAACCCCTACTGGACGGTTTCGCGCGTGTTTGTTGTGCCCGCCGATTCCAAGCTGACTCCTGCCGATATTCTGAGCAAAAAAATCCAGCTCGGCGTGCAGCGCGGCACCTCTGAAGCCAACGACATCAAAAAAGAGCAGGAAGAAAAGAAATATCCTTTTGAACTGCGCTTTTACGAATCTTCCCCCCTTGCGGTTGAAGACCTCCTCAATGGTCGCATCCAGGCTGCCCTGATGGACGAACTGCCCGCCAACAACGCCATTGAAAATGGCCGCGCCGTCAAGAAGGCCGGCACCCACGGCGAACCCGACAATTTCGGCGTTGCCATGCGCAAAGACGACAAGGAACTGCAGAAGCTGGTGAACGAAGGCTATAAGAAGCTTATGGCCGACCCCTACTGGAAAGAACTGCAGCAGAAATACCTGAGCAAATAA
- a CDS encoding amino acid ABC transporter permease, with translation MNSLLVVYNALPSILSGSLVTVGNVTLSLTMGLLLGVPMAVAQVYGGPWLRRLVALYVWFFRGVPILVLLFLCYGLFISIGISIDPFFICCIVLGSTSTAYQSQIFRGAIESLPHGQLNAARALGMRESTGICSIILPQAMRLSIPGWANEFSILLKDSAICFVLGTQDIMARTSFVAARTHEHLALYATAGVLYFVLTLVVLKLLRLLEQKIHVPGYSSGIGMEGMGMG, from the coding sequence ATGAATTCACTGCTTGTGGTATACAACGCCCTGCCCTCCATTCTGTCCGGCAGTCTGGTTACGGTGGGCAACGTCACCCTGTCGCTGACAATGGGTCTGCTGCTTGGCGTGCCCATGGCCGTGGCCCAGGTTTATGGCGGCCCCTGGCTTCGGCGGCTGGTAGCGTTGTATGTTTGGTTTTTCAGAGGTGTGCCCATTTTGGTGCTGCTGTTCCTCTGCTACGGCCTGTTCATCAGCATCGGTATTTCCATTGATCCCTTTTTCATCTGCTGTATCGTTCTTGGCAGCACCAGCACGGCCTACCAGTCGCAGATTTTCAGGGGCGCTATCGAAAGCTTGCCCCACGGGCAGCTCAATGCCGCGCGCGCCCTTGGCATGCGCGAAAGCACAGGCATCTGCTCCATTATCTTGCCTCAGGCCATGCGGCTCTCCATCCCTGGCTGGGCCAACGAATTTTCTATTCTTCTCAAAGATTCGGCCATCTGCTTTGTGCTCGGTACGCAAGACATCATGGCCCGCACCTCGTTTGTTGCAGCCAGAACGCACGAGCATCTGGCCCTCTACGCCACAGCGGGCGTGTTGTATTTTGTGCTGACGCTGGTGGTGCTGAAACTGTTGCGTCTTCTGGAACAAAAAATCCATGTACCCGGCTATTCCTCAGGGATCGGCATGGAAGGCATGGGTATGGGATAA
- a CDS encoding amino acid ABC transporter ATP-binding protein, with the protein MSVDQQAVLQVKGISKMLGGKPILDNCSLTVNRGELKVLIGPSGAGKSTFLQSINCLIPPDSGEIYLEGQLLNRADKAALCAFRAQVGMIFQDFNLFDHLTAEENVAIALRKVRGMSAADARARAQEELARVGLARRASLYPAQLSGGQKQRVAMARALAMDPKVILLDEPTSALDPELVGEVLAVIRDLASGGMTMVMATHQMDFARALATEIIFMEHGKLIEQGSPAVLLAEGSNTRTRDFCQRLLEMGA; encoded by the coding sequence ATGAGCGTGGATCAACAAGCGGTATTGCAGGTCAAAGGCATTTCCAAGATGTTGGGCGGCAAGCCCATTCTGGATAATTGCAGTCTCACGGTGAACCGGGGCGAACTCAAGGTGCTCATCGGGCCTTCCGGCGCGGGCAAAAGCACGTTTCTTCAAAGTATCAACTGCCTTATCCCCCCGGATTCCGGCGAGATTTATCTTGAAGGCCAGTTGCTCAACCGCGCGGACAAGGCCGCACTGTGCGCCTTTCGCGCCCAGGTTGGCATGATCTTTCAGGATTTTAACCTGTTTGATCATCTTACAGCCGAAGAAAACGTGGCCATAGCCCTGCGCAAGGTGCGCGGCATGTCTGCTGCCGATGCGCGCGCCCGCGCACAGGAGGAGCTGGCCCGCGTTGGCCTTGCCCGCCGCGCAAGCCTGTACCCGGCGCAACTCTCTGGCGGCCAGAAGCAGCGCGTGGCCATGGCCCGCGCCCTCGCCATGGATCCCAAGGTTATTCTGCTTGATGAGCCGACCTCGGCCCTTGACCCAGAACTTGTGGGCGAAGTGCTTGCCGTTATTCGCGATCTCGCCAGCGGCGGCATGACCATGGTCATGGCAACGCACCAGATGGATTTTGCCCGTGCCCTTGCCACCGAAATCATTTTCATGGAACACGGCAAACTCATTGAACAGGGCTCGCCCGCCGTACTGCTGGCCGAAGGGTCAAACACGCGTACCCGCGATTTTTGCCAGCGTCTGCTGGAGATGGGGGCCTAA
- a CDS encoding amino acid ABC transporter permease, giving the protein MLDAAFFSNELLPALNRGLLVSIALIIPAGSLGFVGGVLLGCARAFGPRWLRRLGNGYTSLIRGVPLAVQLMMIYYALPKLGIFFSPFGAALTSFTLCTAAYQSEYVRGALLSIRQGQVRAAQALGFSQWQTVSWIIIPQAARRALPGCGNEIIYLIKYSSLAYLVTCLELMGEGKVVASDTFRFTEVFIAVGAYYLAMVTLATFLLRWLEDRYRIPGFGAR; this is encoded by the coding sequence GTGCTGGACGCGGCCTTTTTCAGCAACGAACTGCTACCAGCCCTGAACCGTGGGCTGCTGGTTTCGATTGCGCTCATTATTCCAGCCGGGAGCCTTGGCTTTGTGGGCGGCGTACTCCTGGGTTGCGCCCGCGCCTTTGGGCCGCGCTGGCTGCGCCGCCTCGGCAACGGTTATACCTCGCTGATACGCGGTGTACCCCTGGCCGTGCAACTGATGATGATCTATTACGCTCTGCCCAAGCTTGGCATTTTCTTTTCACCCTTTGGCGCGGCCCTGACCAGTTTTACACTCTGTACAGCCGCCTACCAGTCGGAATACGTGCGAGGAGCGCTGCTTTCCATCAGGCAGGGCCAGGTGCGAGCCGCACAGGCGCTTGGGTTCAGCCAGTGGCAGACGGTCTCGTGGATCATTATTCCTCAGGCGGCCAGACGCGCCCTGCCCGGCTGCGGCAATGAGATCATCTATCTTATCAAGTACAGTTCACTGGCCTATCTGGTCACGTGTCTTGAACTCATGGGCGAAGGCAAGGTTGTTGCCTCTGATACGTTTCGCTTTACCGAAGTCTTTATCGCGGTGGGGGCCTACTACCTGGCAATGGTCACCCTGGCAACGTTTCTGTTGCGTTGGCTTGAAGACAGATACCGCATCCCCGGCTTTGGAGCGCGCTAA
- a CDS encoding DVU0772 family protein, with protein MTSLKDFSLYNIDWNLSPEHAVTMYLEWGNNDWHSEYPPVRSKEDVSHYFVVDSWQEPPVIRLVRRNSERADDLITVPLPSGLMEDYRKVHGSWRGISEPTPEVKSWLKKELGQD; from the coding sequence ATGACATCCCTGAAGGATTTTTCTCTTTACAATATAGACTGGAACCTCAGCCCCGAACACGCAGTAACCATGTATCTGGAATGGGGAAATAACGACTGGCATTCAGAATACCCGCCGGTTCGCTCCAAGGAAGATGTGTCCCACTACTTTGTGGTGGACAGCTGGCAGGAGCCGCCAGTTATACGGCTTGTGAGGCGTAATTCTGAAAGGGCGGACGATCTGATCACCGTTCCTCTGCCTTCGGGCCTGATGGAAGATTACCGCAAGGTTCACGGTTCATGGCGGGGCATAAGCGAACCCACGCCCGAAGTGAAGTCCTGGCTCAAAAAGGAGCTTGGGCAGGATTGA